Proteins encoded together in one Planctomyces sp. SH-PL14 window:
- a CDS encoding phage portal protein encodes MPIAPSFADTFQPRRQSTVASPSPLPLGLGSGATSDLARDLRLTREQARHCRLWNFIAIDANAQKAAEDTPHVGYLVDGERVADPGHPLARLFAYCNEVDFWQGLAYEIFLQFGLFRRVVLWAVPDGLGLPAELWVIPTPWAEAKTDRDGVARRWTITPGGGAPFDVGADEIVCIQGKHPTSKSVPLSPTEAGAEWILSSEIIERARHQTYEHGPLQSMLIEIDKEVHHSVTPELLDAIGEKFMARYRGFAQAGRPIVQPPGVKAVPWSVKPNEMLTGEQADQLRDNVLALHKVPRFAVGIAHDLNRATAEVSERVWYNTAINPMRRYIAGALTEHLARRFDPDLQVWFEDLVPDDAEARRLDFAADAKEGIASLDELRVQRNYAPLGTPEARQPILLTRVASPPVAPADSRDETEQGTNAPAD; translated from the coding sequence AGCCCCGTCGCCAGTCCACCGTCGCCTCCCCTTCCCCGCTTCCGCTCGGCCTCGGCTCCGGAGCCACCAGCGACCTTGCCCGCGACCTCCGCCTCACCCGCGAACAAGCCCGCCATTGCCGACTGTGGAACTTCATCGCCATCGACGCCAACGCCCAGAAGGCGGCGGAGGATACGCCGCACGTCGGCTATCTCGTCGACGGCGAACGGGTCGCCGATCCCGGACACCCGCTCGCCCGCCTCTTTGCCTACTGCAACGAAGTCGACTTCTGGCAGGGGCTCGCCTACGAGATCTTCCTTCAGTTCGGCCTCTTCCGCCGCGTCGTCCTCTGGGCTGTCCCCGACGGTCTCGGCCTCCCCGCGGAACTGTGGGTCATCCCCACCCCCTGGGCCGAGGCCAAGACCGACCGCGACGGGGTCGCCCGCCGCTGGACGATCACGCCCGGCGGCGGCGCCCCCTTTGACGTCGGCGCCGACGAAATCGTCTGCATCCAGGGCAAGCACCCCACGAGCAAGTCGGTCCCGCTCAGCCCGACCGAAGCGGGCGCCGAGTGGATTCTCTCCAGCGAGATCATCGAGCGGGCCCGCCACCAGACCTATGAGCACGGACCGCTGCAGTCGATGCTGATCGAGATCGACAAGGAGGTCCATCATTCGGTGACGCCGGAGCTTCTCGACGCCATCGGCGAGAAGTTCATGGCCCGTTACCGCGGCTTCGCCCAGGCGGGCCGGCCGATCGTTCAGCCGCCGGGGGTCAAGGCGGTTCCCTGGTCGGTGAAGCCGAACGAGATGCTGACCGGCGAGCAGGCGGACCAGCTCCGCGACAACGTCCTGGCGCTCCACAAGGTGCCGCGGTTCGCCGTCGGCATCGCCCACGACCTCAACCGGGCCACCGCCGAGGTGAGCGAGCGGGTCTGGTACAACACCGCCATCAACCCCATGCGGCGGTACATCGCCGGGGCCCTGACGGAGCACCTCGCCAGGCGGTTCGACCCCGACCTCCAGGTCTGGTTCGAAGACCTCGTTCCCGACGACGCCGAAGCCCGCCGGCTCGACTTCGCCGCGGATGCGAAGGAAGGGATCGCCTCGCTCGACGAGCTGCGAGTCCAACGCAATTACGCCCCGCTGGGAACCCCCGAAGCCCGCCAGCCGATCCTGCTGACGCGAGTGGCGAGTCCCCCCGTCGCACCGGCCGACAGCCGCGACGAGACGGAACAGGGGACCAACGCCCCGGCCGACTGA
- a CDS encoding DUF4832 domain-containing protein, with the protein MRHSLFAAIASLPLLTSSPVTADDLVPIALKSTLTDVQPMTGIVLWSTNEKVETAPIQLEYSYLTYSQVVREKGTYDWSAVETLLDTVARRKHQTILRWHDTYVGQPSGVPAYIQALPDYKGQTAPSEKKPTGFPDWSHPELRRFTLEFFTKFAERYDRDPRLAFVQVGFGLWSEYHIYDGPMVLGKTFPSLDYQGEFARHLAATFRETPWMISVDAAGDQAPYAASPELLGLRFGLFDDSFNHAKHKASNEPNWVAFGLDRWKRSPTGGEFSFFEKKDQRLALAPKGPHGIPFADHAAKFHISFMIGDGQPDYQKPDVLRKAGLACGYRFEVTRFAAASDRSEVTITNRGIAPFYYDAYPAVNGVRSGESLRGLLPDESRMCRITAGGTAPKLTIESDRLVPGQAISYQAGP; encoded by the coding sequence ATGCGACATTCTCTCTTCGCTGCGATCGCCAGTCTCCCCCTCCTGACTTCCTCTCCCGTAACCGCCGACGATCTGGTTCCCATCGCACTGAAGTCGACGCTGACCGATGTTCAGCCGATGACCGGGATCGTCCTGTGGAGCACGAACGAGAAGGTCGAGACGGCGCCGATTCAGCTTGAGTATTCGTACCTGACCTACTCTCAGGTCGTCCGCGAGAAGGGGACCTACGACTGGAGCGCGGTCGAGACGTTGCTCGATACCGTCGCCCGCCGCAAGCACCAGACGATCCTCCGCTGGCATGACACCTACGTCGGCCAGCCGAGCGGCGTCCCCGCCTACATCCAGGCCCTTCCGGACTACAAAGGCCAGACCGCTCCGAGCGAGAAGAAGCCGACCGGGTTCCCAGACTGGTCGCACCCGGAGCTGCGGCGGTTCACGCTCGAGTTCTTTACGAAGTTCGCCGAACGCTACGACCGCGATCCGCGGCTCGCCTTCGTGCAGGTCGGGTTCGGCCTGTGGTCGGAGTACCACATCTACGACGGCCCGATGGTCCTGGGGAAAACCTTCCCCTCGCTCGACTACCAGGGGGAGTTTGCCCGGCACCTTGCCGCCACGTTCCGCGAGACGCCGTGGATGATCTCCGTCGACGCCGCCGGCGATCAGGCTCCCTATGCCGCGAGCCCCGAACTGCTCGGGCTGCGGTTCGGCCTCTTCGACGATTCGTTCAATCACGCGAAGCACAAGGCGTCGAACGAGCCGAACTGGGTCGCCTTCGGGCTCGACCGCTGGAAGCGGTCCCCCACCGGGGGCGAGTTCAGCTTCTTTGAGAAGAAGGACCAGCGGCTCGCACTCGCCCCGAAAGGACCGCACGGCATCCCCTTTGCCGATCACGCGGCGAAGTTCCACATCTCGTTCATGATCGGCGACGGACAGCCCGACTATCAGAAGCCCGACGTCCTCCGGAAGGCGGGACTCGCCTGCGGATACCGGTTCGAGGTGACCCGCTTCGCCGCCGCCTCCGACCGGTCCGAAGTGACGATCACCAACCGCGGCATCGCGCCGTTCTACTACGACGCCTACCCCGCCGTGAACGGCGTCCGCTCCGGCGAATCCCTCCGCGGCCTGCTCCCCGATGAGTCGCGCATGTGCAGGATCACCGCCGGCGGGACCGCCCCCAAGCTGACGATCGAGTCGGACCGGCTGGTGCCGGGACAGGCGATCTCGTATCAGGCCGGGCCTTGA